The genome window tgtttgtataagTCCAGAGTCTGAAGAGCTTCGGTTTGAGATACCTCTGTCTCAAATACGATCCCTTTTTCATCTAAAACATACACAACGAAATGAAGCCATTACAAGATCGTTCTCCGCATCACGAAATCGCCTCATTTTATTGAAAGTGTCATCTGATGAATATTCAGAACCTCCTGGGTCTCCCAGTGGCTCTCTGTTCTTCCGACTGTAGTTCATTCTGAAGACAAACGCATCCAGTATGAAGGCGACAATTATAGTCATGACAACCTGtattaaacacaacacagaggcaTTTAAACACTGTGAAAAATAACACCGCGGTCTTTGATTTCAATACTGAGTGGACTCAAAAGATTCGGGATCTCTCATGATCCATGTTTTGCCAGCATAATTTGAggacaacacaaaaacattttgtctgcTCTAATAAGAGCAAGAAAATATGGGCTTTACAGTATTGGATTTTTAACGTGATATTACAAACCTTTCTTAAATCATAATAATTTGCAGGTACAATGTGTAATTTCTTaaagggtcatatggcgcaagcacatgtttttctgtttctttggtgtgttataagtttgccatgcatgcaaaaataaaagtgtcagaacaaaagattcattctatctaaaagcgaatgctcacccagacctgcctgaaacggctcgtgtaaccacacccccacaaatctacgtcttttcgtggtatgacttgactaaagCTGGATTAATACTCGAGCGTCGGACCTACGCTGTAGTCTTTATGACGTATCCTACgtgtcggttttcatttatacttcttGTTGTCCAcgtcgacaggcaatgaccactaggcgtAGTGTCCATGCGCGTGttacttgtgtaaccaagacaagagccgaagaagaagcagctCGCTTGAGAAGCgttagcagtgatagcggcaaggaaacagtcacttttgttgcagatgtttaatacagaagcacaaatatgTTACTTAAAGAAtagattaattaattaattagataattcatttggaaatgcatttgagtaaacatgactctaTCGCAGAGTTTTTTGAACTGACGGAGGgtttcaaacagaccaatctcAGCGTTTGCTGTCCGCATTGAGTtgacatttttggagaggtgcacGTCAGAATATGGAGGGTATGCGGCTCTGCATAGGCTACGGCGTAGGACCTACGCTCgactataaatccattttaagaCCGCCAAAAtctatacgcaagtaaggtgggcgtacttgtaaaATTGTAATACTTTATAACGGACTAacatcatagcacacctcgttTTTCAGAGCggtgagctttgtaaaaaatcagagaggcggggcaaagaggagatacaaacatgcacggtatgtggaaaatacattgttttttaaccttaaatctaaaacaaaccataatattcgtttcatccttgtcatatcacccctttaaaggatctattgacagaaatgcaacataatatacataactatgtcttcagaggtatataaagaACCTacatattgaagcgttatggttttattacctcagaatgagctatttatatctacatagtGAAGGTCCCTTTTCCTGGAATTctgcatgttgtttctacagtatgcCCGAatgaacaaactgctctacagaacgtaCAGAATGTTTCGTAAATACCTCATCTCCtttgaaagaaacaaaaacgtggcaatatcttagttctgtgtcagccaccgcagTGCTTCGAAAGTGAGGGGAGGAGTGAGCCGTtgtttgcaatttgcaacctcatccactacatttcatacactggacctttaaaaggttttttttcttaaaactgtttaaattaGAATTATTATGTTTCTGTCTTTTGGGTCCCattgtacatactgtacatgtgcatACAAACCCTTACCATGGTGACAATGTAAAAAGTCATGAAATATAGGCGACTCCAATGGGTTGTTTGGGACGTGATGCCTTCCTGTGGAACCAAAGACATGAATTGCTCAGACTGGTGGTATTTATTAATCGGCTTGGTgcacgcaaacacacgcacacacacacaagcaagaAGTTGAAGAGCCACATGATAACTCACCATAGTGATGTACCAGTTGTTCACCACCGTTAGCTCAAATAAAGTgactgaaacataaaaaaagaaaatgattagTGACAAATAAATGACTACAGAAAGATGGATGTTTTGGTGTGTCTGTACATACCAAAGCTGCTCAGGATGTTATTGAAGTTGTTGAGATAGTAATATCCCTCCAACAGCACAGTCCGGTTGCCAATGGTTTCATTAATCTGACGATATGCATTAGCAACAGTGCTGGTGCTTTCAAAGAAAAAGAGTAAATTCTTTCATTAGTGAAATATTTTAAGGTCGTGAGCAATTGGATTAGATCTTGTTATTTAAAGCAGTAAGACCcactaaatgtaatttaatataaacatgacGTTTTGCAGAATTAAAGGCATTTACTTGCAGCAGTTTGGATAAACAACATCGGCGAAAAACTCCATTCCAACGATGGCGAAGGAATAATAGAAGATAATCAGAGTCAGACCTAGACTACATTCAAGAGAGTGAAAAAAATGAGTGTTGTGAGAGAAATGCTGATGTCTGTGAGTATTGAGCTGAAAAAGATGATTATTTCTATACCTGGCCATACGTGGGAACAGTTCAAACATTGTGTCCAGTACGTTCCGATAACGCTGCTTAATTTTAAACAACCTTCACAAGAGGAAGGGGAGAATGAGAAAAGTCAGTTTCAAAGCAATACacttgaattaaaatgaatgttatctGAAAGTAACACTAGTTATATAACAAATTAACTTGAATGTGTGAATTACATGACTCATCACTATTTATGATTTTATGGGGTCTCTATAGTCTCTAAGTTAAAGTCATGTTTAACAAAACACTACACATTTCAGAAATGCATAGGTAAACCAAACAGCAGTTATACAGAgaataaccacacacacacataccggAGAAGCTGAAAAGGTCTCAACACCACAATGAAGTAAAACGGCTCCATGTCAAAGGCCAAAGCAATCAATCCCAGAAAGGCAAAAACTGTTACTGAGAAATCAAAGCTGGGAAGAGCAGAGGTAAGacgatgtgtgtttgtgtcttaaACGTGTAAATCATGTGcgtttaaaggagtagttcaccttcaaaattaaaattctgtcatcatttacacgccctcttgtcatttcaaacctgtacgactttcgtacttctgcagtacacaaaagaagatatttggaaagaAATCCAAAGCGCCCCATTCACTACTATTgaaaccaatgcaaatgaatggggggctgttaacaacattcttcaatatcTTTTTCTGCGGAGGAAAGAAAGTCcatcaggtttgaaatgacaagagggcgtgtaaatgatgacagacttttcattttgaaggtgaactactcctttaataaaatgtgtgcGCGTGTACCTACAGGTTCCATCCCGAGCTGAAATATATCATAGGACCAAGACCCGTAATCTTCAAAAAGACCTCGATGCCATAAACTTCATGCCAGAGAGTGATACAGGGATTAAACATAATCCATTTTCACTGAGAATTTTATACATTCAGATTTCACCTACTTGTGAGGAAAACAATGTAACTCCAGGGGACGACATGAGTCCACGAGACCCCATCTGTGCGGggaaatttgatattttagagGGGCATTCAACAGGATTTACACACCCAACACTCTTACTGTCAGACATGTCAGATCTTACCATTTAACATGTTTGTCTCCACCAGGATCCAAATGCCATTAATCGCTACTACTAgatctaaaacaaataaaccaaGAGAAATAGAAGAGAATATAATGATATGATGAAGAAGTATAACGAAATCATgtattcaataaatgttttaagagTAAGTTATTCTAACTTACACATTGCATATTGGAAGGCTTTGGACTTCACAAGTAAATTAATTCCtggtaaaaaagaaaaatcatcacAATTCAACCCAAGcagtttattaatattcataatcaTATTACAGATAAAACTTCAATTCATGTGACAATAAAAACCTTTAAAGATTAGAAAGACAGTATGAGGTAGCTCATCAAACCAGTGCTCCCCACTCCGTCGAGCCtgtgaaataaacacaatatgttTCAGCTCAGAGGTGTTTAACATACTCCCTGAAATCTGATCATGTGGGAGTGCATGAAATCTGACCTTCCACTTGAGCCCGATCACCTCATAAAACCTATAAAAGTCCTGGAGGCtacaatacaaacacaacaagAACTTTCAGACCTCAACGTCAGCTAATTTAAGAAGTGCAAGCACTCGCATAAGTACGCATGACTACCTCAACATAGTTGCGCCTGATTGGTTAAGGGCCTTAAAGGTGAGAAAACAATCCCGTGCGTTCATTCGAGGCCGATAGAATCGCATCAGTCCGTCAAACTGCTTCAGAGACACTCCATATGGCCTCTACAAAAGCACAAGCATGCACATACaaagtgaaataaacaaataatccTATAAAGATGTAGTGTGAACAGATTCATTCTTTTGCTCACCTGTCGACTGACCAGCAGCTGGAAGGCGTGGTCGATGGCAGACCGCTTGTGTAGAAGCAAAGATTTAAACTTCATCTTCTCGACTCCATTAAAGGTGTCAAAGACTACCGCCAAGAGCTATGAAGCGAGACATAGAAGTTCAGAAATCAACAAGAATTAACAGCACATCCATAAATACTGCTTCAAAGAAAAAACCTGCCCATTGCATTATTGTTTGTTACAGTTTAACTTTGTTAACAGAAAACAGTgattgtctgtgtttgtggtTTATTATATGAATgcatttcttgtttgtttttttaagatttaagcGTGTCTGcggttttaaaaaacaataacaaatttCAGTGGCTCTTAAACTTGTGAAGGCAAATAGCTGTGTTGTTGTAGAAAACAGACCAGGTTCATGATGAAGTAGAGCTCGATGGACAAATACACAATGAAGAAAATGCACGACCAACGATTCTTTGAGTACGCTGGCATCATTACATCTGGAAAGCTGTCAAACACAAGAAAACGTCAACACTGAAAAACGTGGTCATgtagaaaacatttgaattcCAAGCATCGTCTGTTACAGAGACGCACTTTCTAAAGCAACATGAGATGGCTCGCTCTAAAGCACAAAGAGAGATCACTGTAAACTATGACTACCGTTTCCTTGACAGAAATGTGTGGGCTGTGTGCTTTCTTTGGATTACATACTCACTTTGCAGTTGTCAGTAGGACAAACAAACTCACAATGCTGTTCTCCAATGTGTTGAAATactgaaacagaaataaattacaTGAGG of Triplophysa dalaica isolate WHDGS20190420 chromosome 4, ASM1584641v1, whole genome shotgun sequence contains these proteins:
- the tpcn1 gene encoding two pore channel protein 1 isoform X3, with the translated sequence MADGDDDDVPLILTWDDANSGLLEEEENGLGNYDTVNNFVIPASGATEPRAQNSLRHSWEMNYQEAAIYLQEGENNDKFFTHPRNANALSAYLFAHNHLFYIMELLTSVLLMLLSLSEAPAVPSLRLDVYVHATLELLALAMVAFELCMKLRWLGFHTFIRHKRTMVKGCVLFIQFIEAIVVLVRQTSHLRVTRALRPIFLVDCRYSGAVRRNLRQIFQSLPPFIDILLLLLFFMVIFAILGFCLFSRNPADPYFNTLENSIVSLFVLLTTANFPDVMMPAYSKNRWSCIFFIVYLSIELYFIMNLLLAVVFDTFNGVEKMKFKSLLLHKRSAIDHAFQLLVSRQRPYGVSLKQFDGLMRFYRPRMNARDCFLTFKALNQSGATMLSLQDFYRFYEVIGLKWKARRSGEHWFDELPHTVFLIFKGINLLVKSKAFQYAMYLVVAINGIWILVETNMLNDGVSWTHVVPWSYIVFLTIYGIEVFLKITGLGPMIYFSSGWNLFDFSVTVFAFLGLIALAFDMEPFYFIVVLRPFQLLRLFKIKQRYRNVLDTMFELFPRMASLGLTLIIFYYSFAIVGMEFFADVVYPNCCNTSTVANAYRQINETIGNRTVLLEGYYYLNNFNNILSSFVTLFELTVVNNWYITMEGITSQTTHWSRLYFMTFYIVTMVVMTIIVAFILDAFVFRMNYSRKNREPLGDPGDEKGIVFETEVSQTEALQTLDLYKHTLRNTNLSSLQGMCATLERCGQSSLVFRGRRSRTKSDLSMKMYEEEILEWYEEYSTANLQPDETFHRSLNSPDADATDSIN
- the tpcn1 gene encoding two pore channel protein 1 isoform X1; this translates as MEASNTYKSMTGLTHDWPVQASTFSEQFECVDGLGNYDTVNNFVIPASGATEPRAQNSLRHSWEMNYQEAAIYLQEGENNDKFFTHPRNANALSAYLFAHNHLFYIMELLTSVLLMLLSLSEAPAVPSLRLDVYVHATLELLALAMVAFELCMKLRWLGFHTFIRHKRTMVKGCVLFIQFIEAIVVLVRQTSHLRVTRALRPIFLVDCRYSGAVRRNLRQIFQSLPPFIDILLLLLFFMVIFAILGFCLFSRNPADPYFNTLENSIVSLFVLLTTANFPDVMMPAYSKNRWSCIFFIVYLSIELYFIMNLLLAVVFDTFNGVEKMKFKSLLLHKRSAIDHAFQLLVSRQRPYGVSLKQFDGLMRFYRPRMNARDCFLTFKALNQSGATMLSLQDFYRFYEVIGLKWKARRSGEHWFDELPHTVFLIFKGINLLVKSKAFQYAMYLVVAINGIWILVETNMLNDGVSWTHVVPWSYIVFLTIYGIEVFLKITGLGPMIYFSSGWNLFDFSVTVFAFLGLIALAFDMEPFYFIVVLRPFQLLRLFKIKQRYRNVLDTMFELFPRMASLGLTLIIFYYSFAIVGMEFFADVVYPNCCNTSTVANAYRQINETIGNRTVLLEGYYYLNNFNNILSSFVTLFELTVVNNWYITMEGITSQTTHWSRLYFMTFYIVTMVVMTIIVAFILDAFVFRMNYSRKNREPLGDPGDEKGIVFETEVSQTEALQTLDLYKHTLRNTNLSSLQGMCATLERCGQSSLVFRGRRSRTKSDLSMKMYEEEILEWYEEYSTANLQPDETFHRSLNSPDADATDSIN
- the tpcn1 gene encoding two pore channel protein 1 isoform X2, which codes for MEASNTYKSMTGLTHDWPVQASTFSEQFECVDGLGNYDTVNNFVIPASGATEPRAQNSLRHSWEMNYQEAAIYLQEGENNDKFFTHPRNANALSAYLFAHNHLFYIMELLTSVLLMLLSLSEAPAVPSLRLDVYVHATLELLALAMVAFELCMKLRWLGFHTFIRHKRTMVKGCVLFIQFIEAIVVLVRQTSHLRVTRALRPIFLVDCRYSGAVRRNLRQIFQSLPPFIDILLLLLFFMVIFAILGFCLFSRNPADPYFNTLENSIVSLFVLLTTANFPDVMMPAYSKNRWSCIFFIVYLSIELYFIMNLLLAVVFDTFNGVEKMKFKSLLLHKRSAIDHAFQLLVSRQRPYGVSLKQFDGLMRFYRPRMNARDCFLTFKALNQSGATMLSLQDFYRFYEVIGLKWKARRSGEHWFDELPHTVFLIFKGINLLVKSKAFQYAMYLVVAINGIWILVETNMLNDGVSWTHVVPWSYIVFLTIYGIEVFLKITGLGPMIYFSSGWNLFDFSVTVFAFLGLIALAFDMEPFYFIVVLRPFQLLRLFKIKQRYRNVLDTMFELFPRMASLGLTLIIFYYSFAIVGMEFFADVVYPNCCNTSTVANAYRQINETIGNRTVLLEGYYYLNNFNNILSSFVTLFELTVVNNWYITMEGITSQTTHWSRLYFMTFYIVTMVVMTIIVAFILDAFVFRMNYSRKNREPLGDPGDEKGIVFETEVSQTEALQTLDLYKHTLRNTNLSSLQGMCATLERCGSSLVFRGRRSRTKSDLSMKMYEEEILEWYEEYSTANLQPDETFHRSLNSPDADATDSIN